A single Cryptococcus neoformans var. grubii H99 chromosome 7, complete sequence DNA region contains:
- a CDS encoding 2-dehydropantoate 2-reductase, with protein sequence MGRVHILGIGSIGTLIAHHLRLAHPSLPLTLQVRNASLFSDLSVTRDGITSRSSNYDFESPNSEGCHITSLIVALKTTQTLSAIRPLLPRLSPTSVVTLLQNGMGVYDELCEQLWPESISRPFFVLGTTPHGVAPAGGKGVVGHHTPTGHGDIKWGVVPHPRGATDPLEKWLFGSNSTPIKSPLELPTVPVESDDLTNLHFTLSTLLSTTPLNPILLPYPQLRVELLLKLAVNAVVNPLTAILGRGQLRNGTLSTHSGGTALVEAVVDETSRVLVSYLQTQSLSSEKLRAFQTHVLRQHLTKIIASTVDNTSSMAVDIREKRLTEVDYINGYVVKLGKTMGLETPVNEMLYNMVKFIEST encoded by the exons ATGGGCCGGGTACATATC CTTGGCATTGGGTCCATTGGCACCCTTATTGCCCATCACCTTCGCTTGGCTCATCCCTCACTCCCTCTCACTCTTCAGGTTCGCAATGCCTCCCTTTTCTCAGATCTGTCTGTCACGCGCGATGGAATAACTTCCAGATCTTCAAATTATGACTTTGAGTCCCCAAACTCAGAGGGATGCCATATAACATCTCTAATTGTGGCATTGAAGACGACTCAGACACTCTCAGCCATCCGGCCTCTGCTTCCCCGCTTGAGTCCCACTTCGGTCGTGACTCTGTTGCAAAACGGAATGGGTGTATATGATGAGTTATGCGAGCAACTGTGGCCAGAAAGCATCAGCCGACCGTTCTTCGTTTTAGGTACCACCCCGCATGGGGTGGCACCTGCTGGTGGTAAAGGCGTAGTTGGACATCACACACCTACTGGTCATGGAGATATCAAATGGGGAGTAGTACCACATCCTAGAGGAGCCACAGACCCCTTGGAAAAGTGGTTATTTGGTTCAAACTCAACACCTATTAAATCGCCTTTGGAACTTCCTACCGTACCTGTGGAGAGTGACGACCTGACCAATCTTCATTTTACTCTTTCTACTCTGCTCTCCACAACACCCCTCAACCCTATACTCTTACCCTATCCTCAATTGCGTGTGGAATTATTGTTAAAACTGGCTGTGAATGCAGTTGTTAACCCTCTTACTGCCATTTTGGGAAGAGGGCAGTTGCGAAATGGCACTCTATCCACCCATAGCGGCGGCACAGCGCTAGTCGAGGCCGTGGTGGATGAAACATCTAGGGTCTTGGTGTCCTACCTACAAACCCAGTCTCTCTCCTCGGAGAAATTGCGAGCGTTTCAAACACACGTCCTTCGACAGCATCTTACGAAGATCATCGCCTCTACAGTTGATAATACATCTTCTATGGCTGTCGATATACGCGAGAAAAGACTTACAGAGGTGGACTATATCAATGGCTACGTTGTCAAGCTTGGTAAAACAATGGGTTTGGAGACACCTGTGAATGAGATGCTGTATAATATGGTTAAATTTATAGAATCTACATAG
- a CDS encoding protein farnesyltransferase subunit beta, variant has protein sequence MATEFTPSVYSLVSKPLPSNSRPSATLDEQAETEDLISQLFDLTADPNALVSEHGKRYSGLRKQEHTQFLASSFFQLPGKFVSLDASRPWLVFWTVHSLDLLGVALDQGTKDRVVSTLLHFLSPKGGFGGGPANSQIPHLLPTYASVCSLAIAGNDSSTGGWKDLAAARQSIYEFFMRCKRPDGGFVVCEGGEVDVRGTYCLLVVATLLDIITPELLHNVDKFVSACQTYEGGFACASFPFPSVVPSTSAFPTSEPSCRVSMAEAHGGYTSCSLNSHFLLTSVPLPSFPLSIDANAALRWTVLQQGEPIEGGGFRGRTNKLVDGCYSWWVGGGAPVAEELVRREKSRKVKKSRIEVFEEEKEGDWEDVPPIPPIFNRVALQEFTLVAAQQDPGSTGGLRDKPGKRPDQYHTCNNLSGLSIAQHKMSHSPSTVSSNRLKFDASKGLPAVKPVAPGGGWKNEDERQNARREIWANALGWIEEEGGEIIVGGKDNRINTTTPVFNILGLRLKPFINYFYCQEN, from the exons ATGGCGACAGAATTCACTCCTTCAGTATACTCTCTTGTTTCCAAGCCTCTTCCGTCAAATTCTAGACCCTCAGCCACTCTCGACGAGCAAGCAGAAACCGAAGATCTCATCTCTCAATTATTCGATCTCACCGCTGACCCAAATGCCCTCGTCTCGGAGCATGGCAAAAGATACTCGGGACTCAGAAAGCAAGAGCATACCCAGTTTCTTGCATCTAGTTTCTTCCAGTTGCCAGGAAAGTTTGTTAGCCTCGATGCTAGCCGACCATGGTTAGTATTCTGGACGGTGCATTCTCTTGACCTCTTAGGCGTGGCCCTTGACCAGGGAACAAAAGACAG GGTGGTGTCGACTTTGCTTCACTTTCTTTCGCCGAAGGGCGGTTTCGGGGGTGGCCCAGCCAATTCTCAAATCCCCCACCTCCTACCCACCTACGCTTCTGTCTGCTCTCTAGCCATCGCAGGTAACGACAGCTCCACAGGTGGCTGGAAGGATCTTGCAGCCGCTAGGCAGAGCATATACGAGTTCTTTATGAGGTGTAAAAGACCTGATGGTGGCTTTGTCGTTTGTGAAGGGGGCGAAGTTGATGTCCG AGGAACATATTGTCTGTTGGTCGTTGCTACTCTTCTTGACATCATTACACCGGAGCTTTTACACAATGTCGATAAATTTGTCTCTGCCTGCCAGACTTATGAAGGGGGTTTCGCATGTGCCTCTTTCCCGTTCCCTTCAGTTGTCCCTTCGACTTCTGCCTTTCCAACATCGGAACCCTCTTGCAGAGTTTCTATGGCCGAGGCGCATGGTGGCTATACTTCTTGTTCACTGAATTCGcacttccttctcacctctgtacctcttccttctttcccgtTATCCATTGATGCCAATGCAGCGCTTCGATGGACTGTCCTTCAACAAGGGGAACCtattgaaggaggaggcttCAGGGGACGGACAAATAAACTGGTTGACGGTTGCTATTCATGGTGGGTTGGCGGTGGAGCCCCCGTAGCGGAGGAATTAGTgaggagggaaaaaagCAGGAAGGTGAAAAAGTCGCGAATTGAAgtctttgaagaagagaaggaaggtgacTGGGAGGACGTTCCTC CTATACCACCTATCTTCAACCGGG TCGCTTTACAAGAGTTCACTCTTGTTGCAGCTCAGCAGGATCCAGGTTCCACAGGTGGTCTTCGTGATAAGCCTGGGAA GCGTCCCGACCAATACCACACTTGCAACAATCTCTCGGGTCTTTCTATCGCTCAGCACAAGATGAGccactctccttccaccGTGTCTTCTAATCGTCTCAAATTCGACGCATCCAAGGGGCTTCCAGCCGTCAAACCTGTAGCTCCTGGGGGTGGATGgaagaatgaggatgagaggcAGAACGCAAGGCGGGAGATTTGGGCCAATGCTCTTGGATGGatcgaggaagaagggggagagATAATTGTGGGAGGAAAGGACAACCGCATT AATACGACGACCCCCGtcttcaacatccttgGGCTAAGGTTGAAACCGTTCATCAACTATTTTTATTGCCAAGAGAATTGA
- a CDS encoding oligopeptide transporter 8, whose amino-acid sequence MNPVSPTSPRGMLEYIPQGMGDEDLDGEYLDMEEPIEGDFTLRAILAGLGVGVVLCMTNIYFGLQTGWVSMMSLQSALLGFAIFRVPAFLPRLFPSMRPFTPQENVVLQTTAVATGTMPLAAGLVGIIPALSMMNLEIDGREPLFMGWGDLVMWCLAVAFFGVFLAVPLRKQVIVKEKLVFPSGTATAQLISLLHHAPPVEVKGTQTTAYRRLRRSSTSVSPSRSRRHDNDEDEEWGEGREAEWEEEKDVEIMTGKGWWALGTSFIASGSLTVLSFLFPILFSIPVFDVLSLPFGSSLAASWMWWFTPSLSYVGQGIIMGFPVTVSMNIGMVVGWAMLSPLSKHLGWAPGLVSSTTDGSRGWILWVALAIMIAESIISLLPITFSYVSTAFRQYRQRNYRSGIFASAPRSPSSQISGEGDYFNPPDQDEEPEHEPPERLVPSSWVLWGLGVSGVMAVILVWFVFGSDGIHPWATAIGLILASVLSLIGVRALGETDLNPVSGIGKISQLFFAILQPGNVVANIIAGGVAEAGAQQAGDLMQDLKTGHLLRASPRSQFYGQMIGSLASVFVATAGYKFYTSAYTIPGPEFAVPSAGIWLNLARLLNNGHLPPRVVPFMLGFGALFACVSFVKAFRSSFPAPIASSRLVTYLPSGIAFAVGFLNSPSFSIARLIGGYIAYRAAKATRTGETPLLVIVVASGFVLGEGVVSVITLGLTSAGVGAISCWGCGINGGGYCSGGCS is encoded by the exons ATGAATCCAGT CTCCCCGACATCACCTAGAGGTATGCTGGAGTACATACCACAAGGAATGGGAGACGAGGACTTGGATGGGGAGTATCTGGACATGGAGGAACCTATCGAAGGGGATTTCACACTGAGAGCGATTTTGGCCGGGCTAGGGGTAGGAGTGGTGCTCTGCATGACCAACATATATTTTGGGCTTCAAACTG GGTGGGTGTCAATGATGTCTCTACAATCCGCCCTCCTTGGATTTGCCATATTCCGCGTTCCtgctttccttcctcgatTGTTTCCATCCATGAGACCGTTCACACCTCAAGAGAACGTCGTGCTGCAGACAACAGCCGTGGCTACGGGGACCATGCCCCTCGCCGCTGGCCTTGTAGGAATCATACCCGCGTTAAGCATGATGAACTTAGAGATCGATGGGCGAGAGCCGCTCTTCATGGGATGGGGGGATCTGGTCATGTGGTGTTTGGCAGTAGCTTTTTTCGG GGTGTTCCTGGCGGTACCCCTGCGCAAACAAGTTAttgtgaaagagaaacTTGTTTTCCCCTCAGGCA CTGCAACTGCCCAgctcatctctcttcttcaccatgCACCTCCAGTTGAAGTGAAAGGAACACAAACCACGGCTTATCGCCGTTTACGTCGCTCGTCAACTTCTGTCTCGCCTAGTCGCAGCCGCAGGCATGATAacgacgaggacgaagaatggGGCGAGGGTAGAGAGGCagagtgggaagaagaaaaggatgtAGAGATCATGACTGGTAAGGGATGGTGGGCTTTGGGGACTAGTTTCATTGCTAGTGGCAGCCTTACT GTTTTaagcttccttttccccatcTTATTCTCCATCCCAGTGTTTGACGTCTTGAGTCTTCCATTTGGTTCAAGTCTTGCAGCCAGCTGGATGTGGTG GTTCAcgccttctctctcctaTGTCGGTCAAG GGATCATTATGGGGTTCCCTGTGACTGTGTCGATGAATATCGGAATGGTGGTAGGATGGGCTATGCTCTCACCCTTATCAAAACACCTTGGATGGGCGCCCGGTCTTGTTTCATCTACAACGGATGGATCTAGAGGCTGGATT CTATGGGTTGCACTAGCCATCATGATAGCCGAATCAATCATTTCTCTGCTCCccatcaccttctcttATGTCTCTACTGCTTTTCGCCAGTATCGTCAACGCAACTACCGATCTGGCATCTTCGCTTCCGCACCGCGatcaccttcctcccaaATCTCGGGAGAAGGTGATTATTTTAATCCGCCAGACCAGGACGAGGAGCCAGAGCATGAGCCTCCTGAAAGGCTGGTTCCAAGTTCGTGGGTGCTATGGGGCTTGGGAGTGAGCGGTGTGATGGCTGTCATACTGGTCTGGTTTGTATTTGGCTCCGATGGGATACATCCCTGGGCAACCGCCATCGGTTTGATATTGGCTAGTGTTCTGAGTCTGATAGGTGTGAGAGCTTTGGGAGAAACTGATCTAAACCCT GTTTCTGGGATTGGGAAGATTAGCCAACTTTTCTTCGCGATCTTACAACCGGGTAATGTCGTGGCCAATATCATTGCTGGGGGAGTAGCGGAG GCTGGAGCTCAACA AGCAGGTGATCTCATGCAAGATCTCAAGACTGGTCATCTTCTCAGAGCTTCTCCGCGAAGTCAGTTTTACGGTCAGATGATTGGTAGCCTGGCGAGTGTATTTGTAGCTACTGCAGGTTACAAGTTCTATACCTCAGCGTATACCATTCCTGGTCCTGAATTTGCTGTTCCTTCTGCTGGTATCTG GCTCAACCTTGCACGGCTGCTCAATAATGgtcaccttcctcctcgcgTCGTACCCTTCATGTTAGGCTTTGGTGCTCTTTTTGCCTGCGTCTCGTTCGTCAAAGCGTTCCGTTCCTCCTTCCCGGCGCCCATTGCTTCGTCGAGGCTCGTCACCTATCTCCCTTCTGGTATCGCGTTCGCCGTCGGATTTCTCAATTCTCCATCATTCTCGATTGCGAGGTTAATCGGCGGATACATTGCTTACCGCGCTGCAAAAGCCACTAGAACAGGAGAAACGCCACTGTTGGTGATAGTAGTCGCGAGCGGGTTTGTATTGGGTGAAGGCGTCGTCAGTGTGATAACTCTTGGTTTGACGAGTGCCGGGGTGGGGGCGATCAGCTGTTGGGGATGTGGCATCAATGGTGGGGGGTACTGTTCCGGCGGTTGTTCGTGA
- a CDS encoding cytoplasmic protein: MSMHFAPQWAKPIKPSGSTTTTPTTEVPVRKSTTSSPFPALSANPSSASPTTTTHPTLSYSRVTHTPSSPNVATDGYFPNQDLNGGMVNPHPFRYSREQILSLFDESKFKERPIELVEMAEGGGVLVSQSVNRPVGMRDLTDAEKKILATSVHPALSTRRQLNQTNTSGEHVTNGLPTRRNAGFTRGEGGAFSGSLGKMGSFGGGVLSPGGIDHKAPGALGGGFGGVAKRMSRRNEDFGGESRSSAATWRSGPKTPAGNFEGVLGFNNSAAPLSPSVETSEQKEVGQRKWRIAAGLPTGESDKTLDVPISNQAGASASVIATPSATPIPDRDATVLDSTPAPAPSSQTPHAPIQEPKEDLGAVEWFYRDPNGQEQGPFTGTQMHDWYSHSYFTDDLPLRRASENGFRPLSELKAATGNAVQPFLSPIRPRQLPPNLPIPIAALQQHAMSSLPDNFRNLSVQSPIGSDPRVSPQPPLPSVPGAAPYIPGYDTAFPHSYPLGHQPLDQVASPGYAPSPTQGWNALSPQPSLRMGMSPLSPAPFSNITVPSPIGSAPLQYMQQQQQQPQQHQGYFGAPQQMGMRSASGDIYVQPQPWGMQGLQQQAGGFPQQMGYQPQPQSHPQSQSTPVQWDQPQVPQQVLPQQIQPQQQQEVEQRVPVSEPVNEESQSEQVEETAEVKIPTEPKSEADLQLETVEDVKEQVAINLEQEEEDEVEELTPVESPVISTPASKPTPAPTTSAWKKTQTPSGEASLADSVGPTPAQAASIKSSKPISREESIEIIPTPAQLPKVVDVSTPGPTADASASPSLERSSSKPKIAPWAIKNEERVAPSPSLRDIQEAEAKRAEARRVALAEARAATASPVLVSASSEDLPASMSWGLPSQTGKGTVRSHSPAAPTTPSSAVAAWGGAGEAPKKTLKQIQEEEEKRKTRAAQAARVAQGQAAGVGASAVPGAGSTRRGYADLAAAPVKKEETQPGWTTVGAGGRVASSSGVPRAATPVNVKPTPAPIVKPVATPVSVKKTTGPSASIADDGAPSVEFIRWTKRALTGFKGDVDDFISVLLSFPIDPPAASRADQMEIISDSVYANSSTLDGRRFAQEFMAKRKADAARPGGAAGGKKISSLADVVKTQPKQTSDAGFKVVKAKGKKKN, translated from the exons ATGTCCATGCACTTCGCTCCCCAATGGGCCAAACCCATCAAGCCCTCCGGCTCGACAACCACTACCCCTACAACAGAAGTTCCTGTTAGAAAATCTACtacatcctctcccttcccgGCTTTGTCCGCGAACCCGAGCTCGGCGTCTCCAACGACTACAACTCATCCTACTTTGAGCTATTCGCGCGTCACGCATACCCCATCTAGTCCCAATGTCGCGACAGATGGCTATTTCCCCAACCAGGATTTGAACGGAGGAATGGTGAATCCCCATCCATTCAGGTACAGTCGCGAACAAattctttccctctttgaTGAGAGCAAGTTCAAGGAAAGGCCTATTGAGTtggtggagatggcagAAGGCGGCGGTGTGTTAGTTAGCCAAAGTGTGAACCGGCCTGTGGGGATGAGAGATTTGACCGAcgcggagaagaag ATTCTTGCCACCTCGGTTCATCCCGCACTTTCGACGCGGCGACAGTTGAACCAAACGAACACGTCTGGCGAGCATGTGACGAATGGTCTTCCCACTCGTCGCAATGCAGGGTTTACCCGTGGTGAAGGCGGAGCCTTTAGTGGATCGTTGGGAAAGATGGGCTCTTTTGGCGGTGGAGTCTTGAGCCCTGGTGGTATTGACCATAAGGCGCCCGGCGCATTAGGTGGAGGCTTTGGCGGTGTGGCGAAAAggatgagcaggaggaaTGAGGACTTTGGCGGAG AATCGAGGTCCTCAGCGGCGACCTGGAGGTCGGGCCCTAAGACTCCTGCCGGTAATTTCGAAGGCGTTCTTGGGTTTAACAACTCGGCCGCGCCTTTGAGCCCTTCCGTTGAAACTTCAGAGCAGAAGGAAGTGGGGcaaagaaaatggaggaTTGCTGCTGGTCTGCCGACTGGCGAGAGCGACAAG ACCCTTGACGTTCCGATCTCTAATCAGGCCGGtgcctctgcctctgtGATCGCCACACCTTCAGCTACACCTATTCCTGATCGTGACGCAACGGTTCTTGATTCGActccagctcctgctcccTCTTCCCAGACGCCTCATGCACCCATTCAAGAACCCAAGGAAGATCTTGGTGCCGTTGAGTGGTTCTATCGCGATCCCAATGGTCAAGAGCAAGGACCATTCACTGGCACTCAGATGCACGACTGGTATTCTCACTCATACTTTACCGAcgatcttcctctccgtcGTGCGTCTGAAAATGGCTTTCGCCCATTGTCCGAGCTCAAAGCAGCGACGGGCAATGCCGTTCAGCCCTTCCTCTCACCAATACGACCTCGACAGTTGCCTCCTAACCTTCCAATCCCCATTGCTGCCCTTCAGCAGCATGCAATGAGCAGTCTTCCGGACAACTTCCGCAACCTCTCTGTGCAGTCTCCTATTGGTTCAGACCCACGCGTCAGCCCTCAgcctccccttccttctgtcCCAGGCGCTGCCCCCTACATCCCCGGCTACGATACTGCCTTTCCCCACAGTTACCCGCTTGGACATCAACCCCTTGATCAGGTGGCTTCTCCTGGATatgctccttctcccacgCAAGGGTGGAAtgctctttctcctcagcCATCTCTTCGCATGGGTAtgtctcctctttctcctgcTCCATTTAGCAACATTACTGTGCCTTCACCAATTGGTTCCGCCCCTTTACAGTACatgcagcaacagcaacagcagccgCAGCAACATCAGGGGTACTTTGGTGCGCCCCAGCAGATGGGCATGAGGTCAGCTTCCGGAGATATCTATGTTCAGCCTCAGCCTTGGGGAATGCAGGGTCTTCAACAACAGGCTGGAGGATTTCCACAACAAATGGGTTACCAACCTCAACCCCAAAGCCACCCTCAATCTCAAAGTACCCCTGTTCAATGGGACCAACCTCAAGTTCCTCAGCAAGTATTGCCTCAGCAAATTCAAcctcagcaacagcagGAGGTCGAACAGCGGGTCCCTGTCTCTGAGCCTGTAAATGAGGAGTCTCAATCTGAACAGGTGGAGGAAACTGCAGAAGTCAAGATACCCACTGAACCGAAGTCTGAAGCTGACCTCCAGCTCGAGACTGTTGAGGATGTAAAGGAGCAAGTGGCTATCAACCTtgaacaagaagaggaggatgaagtaGAAGAACTTACTCCTGTCGAATCTCCTGTTATCTCCACCCCCGCTTCCAAACCTACCCCTGCGCCTACAACGAGCGCTTGGAAAAAGACTCAGACTCCTAGCGGCGAGGCCTCCCTTGCAGACTCCGTCGGTCCCACCCCTGCTCAGGCCGCTTCCATCAAGTCCAGCAAACCTATTTCCAGGGAAGAATCCATTGAGATCATCCCCACCCCTGCCCAGCTTCCCAAGGTTGTGGATGTATCCACTCCAGGCCCTACTGCAGATGCTTCTGCCAGTCCTTCTCTTGAGAGGTCATCTTCGAAACCCAAGATTGCCCCTTGGGCTATTAAAAATGAGGAGCGCGTCGCTCCTAGTCCCTCTTTGAGAGATATTCAAGAAGCCGAAGCCAAGCGTGCAGAAGCTCGCCGGGTGGCCTTGGCGGAGGCCCGTGCGGCGACCGCTTCCCCGGTGCTTGTGTCTGCAAGCTCAGAAGACCTGCCCGCTAGCATGTCTTGGGGTTTGCCGTCACAGACTGGCAAAGGAACTGTTCGTTCTCATTCTCCCGCTGCTCCTACCACCCCTAGTTCCGCCGTTGCTGCATGGGGTGGCGCTGGTGAGGCTCCTAAGAAGACTTTGAAGCAGAttcaggaggaggaagagaagcgCAAGACCCGAGCTGCACAAGCTGCCCGTGTTGCCCAGGGCCAGGCCGCTGGGGTGGGTGCAAGTGCAGTTCCAGGTGCTGGTAGTACCAGGAGAGGCTATGCTGATTTGGCTGCGGCACCcgtgaagaaggaggagactCAACCTGGATGGACTACTGTTGGTGCCGGCGGCAGGGTTGCCAGTTCTTCTGGCGTTCCGAGGGCTGCCACCCCCGTTAATGTTAAGCCTACTCCTGCGCCTATTGTGAAGCCCGTCGCCACCCCGGTATCCGTGAAGAAGACAACGGGCCCTTCTGCATCCATTGCCGATGACGGTGCCCCTTCAGTCGAGTTTATTCGATGGACCAAGCGTGCCCTCACCGGTTTCAAAGGTGATGTCGATGACTTCATTTCTGTCCTCTTGTCCTTCCCTATCGATCCTCCTGCCGCTTCTCGAGCAGACCAAATGGAGATTATCAGCGACAGTGTCTACGCCAACAGCTCAACTCTTGATGGCAGAAGGTTCGCTCAAGAGTTCatggcgaagaggaaggcggaTGCGGCCAGGCCTGGTGGAGCGGCTGGTGGCAAAAAGATCTCTAGTTTGGCCGATGTAGTGAAGACTCAGCCAAAACAGACGAGCGATGCCGGCTTTAAGGTGGTGAAGgccaagggcaagaagaagaattag
- a CDS encoding anaphase-promoting complex subunit 10, translating to MSSPAPNTPSPPSHTAGLPSSPSLLERPELSHLAQWSVSSHKYGFGVDNLRDDNDNTFWQSEGAQPHTIDLAFPRKVMISAIAVHMSHPRDDSYTPSKIGIRCGTGVHDLQEVRYLEFSKPDGWHLIPLRPMEHTTSRVEKEGPPIPCHFLRIVIFANHLNGKDTHVRGLKVFGPPGPKENTQVSSPLIKMSQQAGEEIGSGRKLLELGHDGLSGFTSTEFKMHEWIR from the exons ATGTCATCGCCTGCCCCAAATACCCCTTCACCTCCCTCACACACAGCAGGtcttccctcttcgccttcgCTTCTTGAACGCCCTGAGCTTTCACACCTTGCTCAATGGAGTGTTTCATCTCATAAATATGGCTTTGGCGTTGACAATTTGCGGGATGATAATGATAACACCTTTTGGCA ATCTGAAGGGGCGCAACCTCATACAATTGATCTGGCCTTCCCTCGGAAAGTCATGATATCA GCTATAGCAGTGCACATGTCACATCCTCGAGATGATTCTTATACGCCTTCTAAAATCGGTATAAGGTGTGGTACCGGAGTGCATGATCTCCAAGAG GTCCGATATCTGGAATTCTCGAAACCCGATGGCTGGCATTTGATACCTTTGCGACCTATGGAACACACCACCTCTCGCGTGGAAAAAGAGGG TCCTCCTATACCATGCCACTTTTTAAGGATTGTTATCTTTGCGAACCACCTGAATGGAAAGGATACGCACGTCAGAGGCTTAAAAGTGTTTGGTCCCCCAGG TCCGAAAGAAAATACTCAAGTATCTTCGCCTTTAATCAAGATGTCCCAGCAGGCGGGGGAGGAAATAGGAAGTGGCCGAAAACTGCTTGAGCTGGGCCATGACGGTCTGAGTGGATTCACAAGCACAGAATTCAAGATGCACGAATGGATACGTTGA
- a CDS encoding protein farnesyltransferase subunit beta, with the protein MATEFTPSVYSLVSKPLPSNSRPSATLDEQAETEDLISQLFDLTADPNALVSEHGKRYSGLRKQEHTQFLASSFFQLPGKFVSLDASRPWLVFWTVHSLDLLGVALDQGTKDRVVSTLLHFLSPKGGFGGGPANSQIPHLLPTYASVCSLAIAGNDSSTGGWKDLAAARQSIYEFFMRCKRPDGGFVVCEGGEVDVRGTYCLLVVATLLDIITPELLHNVDKFVSACQTYEGGFACASFPFPSVVPSTSAFPTSEPSCRVSMAEAHGGYTSCSLNSHFLLTSVPLPSFPLSIDANAALRWTVLQQGEPIEGGGFRGRTNKLVDGCYSWWVGGGAPVAEELVRREKSRKVKKSRIEVFEEEKEGDWEDVPPIPPIFNRVALQEFTLVAAQQDPGSTGGLRDKPGKRPDQYHTCNNLSGLSIAQHKMSHSPSTVSSNRLKFDASKGLPAVKPVAPGGGWKNEDERQNARREIWANALGWIEEEGGEIIVGGKDNRIVETVHQLFLLPRELSSAVIKENLIIFWEPCMIKFAKPSSLWAKQFSYRKVQCS; encoded by the exons ATGGCGACAGAATTCACTCCTTCAGTATACTCTCTTGTTTCCAAGCCTCTTCCGTCAAATTCTAGACCCTCAGCCACTCTCGACGAGCAAGCAGAAACCGAAGATCTCATCTCTCAATTATTCGATCTCACCGCTGACCCAAATGCCCTCGTCTCGGAGCATGGCAAAAGATACTCGGGACTCAGAAAGCAAGAGCATACCCAGTTTCTTGCATCTAGTTTCTTCCAGTTGCCAGGAAAGTTTGTTAGCCTCGATGCTAGCCGACCATGGTTAGTATTCTGGACGGTGCATTCTCTTGACCTCTTAGGCGTGGCCCTTGACCAGGGAACAAAAGACAG GGTGGTGTCGACTTTGCTTCACTTTCTTTCGCCGAAGGGCGGTTTCGGGGGTGGCCCAGCCAATTCTCAAATCCCCCACCTCCTACCCACCTACGCTTCTGTCTGCTCTCTAGCCATCGCAGGTAACGACAGCTCCACAGGTGGCTGGAAGGATCTTGCAGCCGCTAGGCAGAGCATATACGAGTTCTTTATGAGGTGTAAAAGACCTGATGGTGGCTTTGTCGTTTGTGAAGGGGGCGAAGTTGATGTCCG AGGAACATATTGTCTGTTGGTCGTTGCTACTCTTCTTGACATCATTACACCGGAGCTTTTACACAATGTCGATAAATTTGTCTCTGCCTGCCAGACTTATGAAGGGGGTTTCGCATGTGCCTCTTTCCCGTTCCCTTCAGTTGTCCCTTCGACTTCTGCCTTTCCAACATCGGAACCCTCTTGCAGAGTTTCTATGGCCGAGGCGCATGGTGGCTATACTTCTTGTTCACTGAATTCGcacttccttctcacctctgtacctcttccttctttcccgtTATCCATTGATGCCAATGCAGCGCTTCGATGGACTGTCCTTCAACAAGGGGAACCtattgaaggaggaggcttCAGGGGACGGACAAATAAACTGGTTGACGGTTGCTATTCATGGTGGGTTGGCGGTGGAGCCCCCGTAGCGGAGGAATTAGTgaggagggaaaaaagCAGGAAGGTGAAAAAGTCGCGAATTGAAgtctttgaagaagagaaggaaggtgacTGGGAGGACGTTCCTC CTATACCACCTATCTTCAACCGGG TCGCTTTACAAGAGTTCACTCTTGTTGCAGCTCAGCAGGATCCAGGTTCCACAGGTGGTCTTCGTGATAAGCCTGGGAA GCGTCCCGACCAATACCACACTTGCAACAATCTCTCGGGTCTTTCTATCGCTCAGCACAAGATGAGccactctccttccaccGTGTCTTCTAATCGTCTCAAATTCGACGCATCCAAGGGGCTTCCAGCCGTCAAACCTGTAGCTCCTGGGGGTGGATGgaagaatgaggatgagaggcAGAACGCAAGGCGGGAGATTTGGGCCAATGCTCTTGGATGGatcgaggaagaagggggagagATAATTGTGGGAGGAAAGGACAACCGCATT GTTGAAACCGTTCATCAACTATTTTTATTGCCAAGAGAATTGAGCTCTGCGGTCATAAAGGAGAATCTTATCATTTTTTGGGAACCATGTATGATTAAATTCGCAAAGCCTTCCAGCCTATGGGCAAAACAGTTTTCGTATAGAAAGGTTCAGTGTTCTTAA